TCTATCTCCAGATCTGACCACTAGGCAGTCAGGCTGAGTAGACAGATCACCCATGTCTGGgcatcagtagtttttttttttttctactgattTCTGGttaaattaagttttgttttgGGTACAGGGTAGCTACAGGTTAGGTGGTTATTTTGGGCACACAAACTAAAACCCAGTATAGTGTTCACATCAAGGGTAAAGTATATAGattattatttatagggtgccactaggtgtctgtagcgccttacagggacaaacaaaattacaatacgaggtgagacagcacagaacagtaaacaatcacagtaactcggtgagctcagggcacagctagagaggtgggAGAGGGGTAGGTCCGTCAACAGCGGCACCTAGGAAGCAGGGCACGGAAGAGAGAGAgaccccagggggaagaggagggagcgagaggggaagggggtcctcgtggagggctaggtagctggtgagcagagttaaaagtggtggaggagagaagaccctgctcaaaggagcgtacaatctacaaACTAGGTAGTGGGGTTAGCCTAGTAACTAACCATCTCTATGGGATGCAAGTCACACAATGTACTTAAGTGTACCTGTTGCTTACATACAGTGGACATCTTGATTTTGTGGGTTGGACATGCATCTTTATAAACCAGTGACGGACAACAGTCTTGGGCCTGGCCAACCCTCAGCTCTCCTTTTGAAACTATAGTCCCAGTTGATAACGGGCAAGGAATGCTGGGATTTGTAATtgcacaaacacctggagagccacaggctggccTGGACTATTTGGAGGGTTGCATGTCTGGCTCTCTAGCCCTCAGAGGAAGGAGTGTGCTCCCTCTGGGTTGCTGCATTACTTCTCACTATGCAGAGGCTGTCtcttaagctgagtacacactacactggTTTCGTCCAATAACCGGCTCACACAGCTGACATATGACCGCTTATTTAAAAGTGTGTGCAGTGGCACGATGGTtgagtctgcccaaatggacgattgtcgcctcatttggttggtcgtaccgtttaatattttcgttccaatctcgtttacgctgtgtagtgtgtataaacttctgaccgatccaaaacagtgagtacaaaattagtcattgctcacgacgacatggctgtaaaaagtcgcaaGCAgtatgtccgctcttccctttatcatcctaaacaaggcttgtgtgtatgcagtccatggaccgagcgatcggaacatcgattgcatgtaaaatcactcagcataaaaagttggttgaaatttctgtagtgtgtacccagctttacatggaAGTCAGGTGCCTTTTCACAAGGAAACGCCTATGCCAGACCTAGTGGTGGTGAATCTATCATTTTGAAAGTTGCTGCTATTCAGCAACTTTGCAGGGTAGAATGAAAACAATGTCTTTACAGGTGGGCACTGCCTGTAAAGACATTTCAGAGCTGATTTAAAACGGCAAAGTTGCTAAATGAATATTGAGACATTTAAAGGCCagatgaggaacagatgagttttatgTGCCTGCTTGAAgatgcacagattaggggacagtctgATAGTGAGGGAGAAGTTTAGTTCTGGCATGGGATgcggtgatcagagtggaggagatgcGATGGGCCCTGGTCGATTACAGAAGCGAGTATGaatggagatgtatggggcagtggagtggtaAGTAGTTTGAAAGGGAGTTGCTGTAAGGTGAGGAAGAGTGGTGTGAAAAGAATATAagtcttgcagctgcattgagtataaaaatggagtgggggaggccagtgagaaggttacagtaatcaaggtgggaactgatgagtgcatggataattgtttagtggcatcctgagataggaatgGCCGGATGTTGGCAATGTTATGAAGTTGCAAGTAACAGGATTGAGCAAGACATTGAATGTCTGAGGCACAAAAGAGAGAGGGGcgagggtgacccccaggcagcggaattggggaacagaagagatggtggtattaacagtgatggagagcttAGTGGGATGAAGATTTAGGAGGGAAAAGAATGAGTtccattttggcaatgttgattttaagaaagcgtgaggacatccaagagatGGTGGAAAGGCAATCTGATACATGAGAAAGTCCTGCAGCATACATAACATGATGCATTTTCTCCAAATACTCAAATTTAACAAGAGGggaatatatcatttttttatttttttttcctaataaagCTGCTGTCCCTTTTAACCAGACATTTGTACACATCTCCATTTGAGCTGTTATGAAAGAGCATGTAGAGGATTAATGTAATAGGAAACAGTTATATTTCCTAAAGCTCTGCATGAACATATTAGGGAAATTATTTTCTGGAATATACAGGATCCATACAGTGTCTGTATCCAACCTTCAGAGTCTGCATACTTACGCTGCACATAATGCAAAGACTCTTCTATTATCCACCCTGCGCCCCACGCTGGATATCTCGGGGTATGAATAGTGAAACAGCACCTGCAGGAGCAGAAGTGATTAATGACGGTTGGTGCTATAGCTGGGGTGTCACCCCCTCATTAGAATGTTCTATAGAACGGCCTGTCCCACGTGGTTCTCTGCTATTACCTCTGACGACTCCTGCTCCTTCACTGCTACTTCTGTTTCTTTGATGTCAAGCAACACATTCTGTGGAAGACATTAAAGGAAAGTGTCCAAGTCGTTACAGATTAAAGGAGCTCAACATGAAAGAGGTGAAATCACAACATATCACACAAACCTAATGGAGACAGATATAGGATATTGAAAGATATGTAAATTCAGTAAATTAATTTGACATAAGTAAGCTTACCCTAGGTAAACAGTTCAGCTTTCGCACCTTAGTGATGCCAACATCTAAGATTTCTTTGCCCCCGAActataattaagaaaaaaaaaaaggaacaaatgaAGAAAGCCAACAGCAAAACATATAATGATCATCAGAAGGCTATCAGACAGTATGTATAAATTATATAGCTTGCAAAGAGTACAACTACATTGGATCAATACTGAGGTGGTTATGGCAACTCGGATCAGGAAACTAAAGTCACTTCCTGGAGGATGAGAGCTCTTCCAGGACAAAGCTATaaaaggttgttgttttttttacattctttagACCTACAGTAGCAAATTCCTTGTATACCTTTTGTATTGTGGTTTATAATGTTCTGAGAATATTTAGCCATGTAAGGATATTTCTGATCCAATATGGACAGAAAATGACTGCTGATCCCAAACCGCATCAGACCGTGCTATTGGTGTTCTGTATGATTCAGCCATTTAGCCACAATCCTGACCAGCTAGGACTTTCAGGCTTGGCCTAGCATGTGTATGTCCAAATCTGACAGCTAGGCAGATCACCCATGTCTAGGCATCAGTGGGCTGTATCAtcagcatcaccatttatttatatagcgccactgattccgcagctctgtacagagaactcactcacatcagtccctgccccattgaaccttacagtctaaattccctaacacacacacacacagagggaaagagactagggtcaattttaatagcagccaattaacctactagtatgtttttggagtttatgTTGTTATTTCTGCAGATTTTGGTtaaatcacaatttattttttacttggaGAAGTACAAGAGCAGCTGGTAGGTTAGGCAGCCACTTTGACTGCACACAGATTAAAGTCTAGAGTAAATTATGTAGATAGTGGGTTAGTCTAGTAACCAGCTATTTTCAATCGAATTCAACTACCAAAACCGATGCCTGTAAAAGTCAAAGTTTCTGAGTAATACTTAAGGAATGATTTCCCCACTGCACTGATAATTAGGGGATGAAGGCATCCGATATAAACATACTTCACAAACATTCTGCAGAAAGCAGTCGGCCCTGGGAAAGCTCTGTGTTCGCTAAAGACTTTCTACCAGTGATGTGAGAGGGGTCAGATCATGTGTTTTCTATGCAAGAACTGTTCATTAAAGACAGGAAGAAGATGCACATTTATGATCGACATATTACATATCTGAGACATAAAAAGTATATTACTGGAACCACTAAAAGTATAATGTTAAGTGTATCTGATAATATAATAGAAGCAGTTTGATGCCTGCAGTTTCTGAAACTCTATAAAAGGAAAACGGGAGTAAGGTATAAGGAGAGGAGTTAGGTTGGATGTAATGGGTGAAGAAAGGGGGAAGGGACTCCGACAAGGCAAATAGGGGCTAGTAGCATATCGGAGAGGTCTGCTCCAGAGCTCCAGAGGCTTAGAAGTGGGGAATGCAGCATTACTATGGTACCGAGTAGTAGAGTCTAGGTTTAGCTCTGCATGTGAAAGGCAGTGGGCTAGTGACCAATAGCTGGGAGATGTTCTATGGAGACACAGAAAGGCCTGGAGTGAAGGGAGTATAGATGTATAGGGTATTGGGCAAAAGGCAGCGTAGGGTACTTTGCGCAAACAGTGGGGGGGCTGCAAGTATAGGAATTGTGTTTTAAATGATATGTAATTCCAAAATATACCTTATTTCTGGCATATATGGGGTTTGAAATAGTTGAAAATTGCTATTTACCATTCCAACATCTGCTTGTCCCAGATACTGCACAGAGTAAAGAAGTCTGTGAAACAAATGGGATATTAGTGTCAGATGCTGGTATTTACAGATAACACCCTCCCCGACCACCTTATGAACCCACCTGCCATCCTGCTGGGGACGCTCCTGACCGCTGTCCTGGCTTCTGGGCTTCTGCTGAAGTTGAAAGTTAGGGACCCTGTCCTGGACCAATTTGAAGTAAGGTATGAGGGGGCGGAACACTTCTCCATCCTTCCAGCGCCAGCGGATCATCCGGAATATCAGTGGCTCCCCCTTCAGTCTACTTAGTACTACGCCAGCCTGTACAGTGGTATTTAATGATCTTTTTTCAATGGCACTTTATACAGTAATATGTCCTATATATAATCTTCCTATCCTTATATATAAACTTTCCTTAAATTGCTACTTATCATGATTTTTTTGGTTTACCAATCCTGGAAACTACTGCTGAATCCCAGTATGtccataaaatgtaacttttgtaGAACACTAACCTTAAATCCCATATTACAGAGCAATACATCTTAAAGTCAatactcaatgggcctgattcaccaaggcccGTATCTTCAGATTTTGAGcctatcgtacgcaaaatcactctgcgcatgcccacatcCGTCAGAAACGTCCGTGAAAGCAGTCCTGTTCCGTGCACTGCGTCAGCCTACGATTTTGAGAAGTGAACGGGacgggaaggggcgttttgccatagtgaatttacagtaggggcgtgctaaGCTCATGCGCACACAGCCACAtctgaatcaagctttgggcatctaatagttacttgtttttctgccttatctcttgctccagctacaaggctagtctaagtcctgatccgtagtgatgacagtcccgtatgcatgctataacatgtgtttgcaatcacgagcaactgtaaaaatttattttatgctcagtagacataaacaacatcctaataaatgtatttcatggggggaaaaaataacAGCAACTCTGATTCTCGTGTTATTATACCAGCTTTGGAAACGTAAATCATAGCTGTTCTTACATGTCACATTCACAGCATTATGTTTAACTCCTGAATAGTGAAAACCACACATCAGCCTTGACAGTTTAATTTACAGTTAATGATCGTCCCTTTTTCAGATTAGACTGAAGACAGCATTGTCCCAGAATGCACCTGTTCATTCAAATTCATTAAACAGCCATGGCCCAATTCATTATTCCTGACCTGTCCGTTAGGTGCATTTCTCAGTGACACGCCATTTATTTCATCAATGATATCTCCTGCCAGGACTACTTCGTCTACTTCAGTCTGGCTATCTGGCAGTATCTCTATCACAAACACACGGCCCTCCTGATACCTGGAGATAGAGAGGAAGATGGGTCACTATAATAAGTATTGTACTGAGTTATTACTTCAAAACTCAACCACTAAGTTAAGGGATATTAGTCCTAAGGTAGGATCTGCTCTCCAGAGGAGGAGGGTCTAAATGGGTCTTGAGCCAATTCTAGAACAAGGTTTTAACTTGGAGTTTAGTGCATTAGAATATCAGTgtaatatatacaaaacatttttatatattggaaTAATTAGTAAAGCTCTGTTGTACTTAAATATACACAGTATGTTGAGATATATTTtcaaattttattatatttaaattgaatGCACTTGGTTATTGCAAGCGATGGTCTTCTATATTCCCCACTTATCAAATCTGATTGACTGGTGAGCATTCATCAGGACAGGTAGTATTGTGTGCTGAGAGAAAACAAATCCCCGCTAGATCACATACTGTATTACACTCTGTATTTTAGATAACGTCTGGAAAATTTTACATATTAATATCAGTCATACATTTTAGTTTCATATACAGTAACAGATAAAGTCATAGTTTCCTAttctaccggaatgtccgggagattcccgaaatTCTGGGACtctcaggagagcagggcaacctcctgcatACTGCCACTTCTTTAGTGAGGTGGGTGGGGGACAGGCTTTAGTGACACGATTCACAGCGAACGGCGTCATCATGGCCCCGTCCCTATGCTGCAATAATTTACCAGAGGGGGAGGGGCATAACAACATGATTCGTCTAGCCACGCCTCCAAGACACAGCAGTAAGGTCTCAACTCCTGGGGGGAGATCTCAAATGTAAGCAAGTATGGATAAAGTACCATGGATTTtagattgttttattttaaaaagtatctTACAAAGCtccgttttatttataaagcttccACTGTTTGTATAGTCACACTAACAAAAGGGCCTGATACTGagataggagcaaagcaaaaaaaaaaaaaaatgagcaaatttgcaccttggcaaaaccatgttgcattggagggggaagtaaatttaaaatgtggggccagatttatagttgggatagggcatgtccaagatcagCTTTAAACTTCAGTTTAAAAAGAAAGCTAtttagtatgtgtgtgctacatgaaaaagcagctgttattttccttgtgtgcaaaaaaacaaatcaatttgcaccccctgcattgtaacgtggttcgtcccaggtgcaaatttgctcctttttttgctttgctcctaactcagagAGAAAGCAAGCCAGACAAGGAACTACAGGTTTGCCAAGATGGAGGAGAAGTGTACAGCTATCCTGTCAGAACTGGTAAAACCAGTTAATGAGGCAGGTCTATGCCTCCCAGCAGTGGCTGTACTATCTTACAGGGTGTAGGGTGCGGACATTGTGATGTGTTGCAGAGTACTAGCCTGGTCACACCCTATAAAATAACACAACCAATAAACTCTGGCTCAGTGCAATGACCACAGATAAGCTCGGAGAAAGATAGGCTCTTTGGGGTGTGTTCCAAATACTACACAATGAACTCTGGATCTAGAAGGCAGccgataataaaataaataattacacttTACGGCATATTTAACCCCTTCATGATCAGAGATAGTTAGCtaggaatgtttttttttcactagGAATAACTTCTATTACAATGTAATCaaatttatatgtaataaatatttttttcaaaagaacTAGGACTTCCATTTGGTAGCATATTTCATTTAATCGGCATTAGATAATGGAAAATAAATCAGAAAAATACAAGTTTGAGAAAATCTTTTTACAGTTATGCATTTACCCAAAAAAAATTACCCCAAAATCACCTAGTACTAGATTTGTATAATTGTGTTAAATCTTTTTCCAATGGGAACACCGGAAACAATGGGGTATAGAGGTGCAGTACAGTACCTTGGTACATTAAATCTCCCTCCAAAAGGTCAAGCTAACCCCCATCCCCCCATAGGCTTACTGGACTTCAGTATTTTCTAACAAAGTTGCAAGGACAGAACTGGGAGTTCAGAACACGAGAGAGAGGAacgaacaacaacaacaacaataatatgaACAAGAATCTAACAAGGAGAACAGTGAAGAGCAAAGAGCAGGCATGAGAACAATATCCcccaatggactcagagaaaagatttagcgtaagtataaaaatcccattttctcttgcATCCATGGGAGACAGTGATATACTGGTGAAGTCCCAAAGCTGTCCCCAATGGCATCTTTGGAAGCAAAAATGTTGAATCTGCAGAATTGTGTGAACATGTGTACCGTTCGGTACAATTGCTCACCCGAGTCCCCATGCCATGCTGGCCAAGAGTCACCCAATGATTTTGTAGAATATGCCGTCACATATTCGGGAATAGGCTGCATCAGTGTAAGCCTGCTGAATTGCAGAAGTAATACACCAAGCAATGGTCTGTTTAGATGCTACGCAACTTCTTTTATGGGCATCATAAAGATGGGTCCTCCAGGCCCTGACCACACCAGAGTGAAGACTACCCTCTAAAGCCACGATCACAATGTCCCAATTAAGGTGGACCACTTTTGATTTCTCATGAAAGATAAGAAACGGGAGACCTACAAGAGACAGTCCACAACTCCGACACTCTCCTGGCTGTGCAGATGGCCAAGAGAAAAGTAGTCATCTAGGTAAGTAACTTCAGTTCTACCGAATCCCAGGGTTCATGAGGATGTGTAGGTACCAGATTGACATCCAAAGGCACTACTGGGGAGCAGGTATGGTTTGGAGGATTTACATACAACACTCCCTGCAAGTGCCAGTAGTGTCTGAAAGAAATGGTTGAGACAGAAAGCTGAATCTTCAAGGAGCTAAGGCTCAATCCCCTGTCCAAACCCTTCTGCAAAAAGAGGGGTAAACAGGCCGAGAAAACAGAAAAGGTAGGAAACCCCTTCCTTTCAATTCAGGCCTTCAATAGCCTGTAATAACCCCTGGCAGAAACCAGCTTTCTGGACTTGAGCATGGTCTGATTCAGCTATACAGGAAGCCCTTAGCTCTAAGGATTAAGGCTTCAACAGCCCTGCCGGTGAAGTCAGTCAACGTAAACCTTGATGATGCACAGGTCAGTGACCCACAACAACCATGCTGAGAACATTCATGTACCACCGGAATCACCTGAACGTAAACTGTGCTGCCTCAAAAAGTATAGACTATCTTGCCTAGGACTTCTGTGCAAAAATGAATTATCACCAGTCAGCAAGCTAAGTTCCTGTAAATAGAGGCACATTTCATGTGGCAAGAACCTCAATAGCTTCTGCTCTTCCGGGACTAGAATTACTACTCCTGAGATCAAGGACCGAAAAGCTTCCCGTAGAGGAAACCACTCCTACGGAAGGCTGGTGAAAAAGAGATTTCGGATGTATTTCTGAGAAACGATTCTTAGGCCCCAGGTGTCTGTGGTGGAACTGAACCTCCGATCGCGGAAAAGAAGCAGCCGGACTATCACCAAGGGAGATCCCAGGGAGGTAACCAGCACATTATGCTGACTGTGTGTGTCTGAAGGCTTAGCAGTTGAACACTTAGCTGTCCAAGCCTGTTTTCCTCTCTGCAGACCTCCAAGAGGAAGCTTATCCTCTGGAGGTCTGACTCCTCACTTTCCCTGAGGCACAAAAGGAGCAAAACCTAGGTCCTTTAGATCTGGGAGCATTAACGGTTAGAAAGGACCTCTTTCCCCTTGTGGCCAGGGAAATAATCTTATCCAGCACAAGACTGAATAAGACATCCCCAGAGAAAAACAGACTTCAGAGTCCTTTTGGACTCTACATCCGCCTCTCGGGCCCTAAGCCAGAGAGCACAATGTACATCAATGACTGAGGCCCCAACATATTCAGAAGCCTCACAGATATAGTTCACCAGTTAGGTATTCTAATCTGGGTCTGCCCGAATCCCTCCGCCAATTGCTCCGACCACCTCTCGATTGCCTTATTGACCCAAGCCAAAAGCTAAGTGGCTCTAATGGATGTCCCTTTCACTGACTAACTGTTCTTAAGTTAAAGGCTTAATAGGAAGACTCTAGCTACCCTCAAGGTAGCAGCATTCAGAATCAGACTGGTGGTGGGTCTAGACAGGTGTGCTATTGGAGCATCTACTCTACCCTAGGCAGAGACTAACATTTTCTGTATCCTCGCTAGGGAGAGTGTAAAGGGACTGAAATCTGTTGGAGACCTGAAACCTATGATCAGGCTTGGTGCACGCTTCACATAAATGGTCCTTCAAGGGAAAGGAAGGAAACAGTCTGTTTCTTCTTCGTCTTAATCAGTGAATTGCAGGGAACCTCCAACTCCTCGTTGTCCTGAATATTTAGTGACCGTAGGGGGGCTTACACTAAATCCTCCACTCTCTATTTCCCGTTGGATCTGGGCAGGGCTAGAGTGCTTagccatctcatcttcctccagAGAAGAAAAAAGTCACAGCCTGCACCATCCCAGGACTGAAGAACTGCTGGTATCTGACGCTTCTGCCGTCTAGAAGTGGTGGCAGTTTACACAATTCTTACCAAGGAAGATAAAACTTGACCAGGCACTGTACCGACTTCTCCATTCCGGTTCATCAGAGGAGGGGCCCAAAGGACCCCTGGTCGACAGCCCCAGGGGAGGAAGTGTTGCTCCCCAAGGCTCCCGTGGGAGGTGTGGAGGAGGGGTAATGCCTGCTCAGCTCCCTGGGATGTGTTATGTGCCATCTTAGACTGAACCAAGGATCTAGCCCAGGCTCACTCTGCTATCTCATGCCATGCACGTGGCACCTGCCCCAGAAACGCGCCCAAGGTAATCTGGTATGGCAAGCTAACACCCTTGCTGATGTCTCTCCTCAGTGCTTAGCTTTGGACATACTCCCCTTAACAGACATGACATAAGGGTGAGGGAAGATAGTGAGGACAGCTGCAGTGCACAAACCGAAGGTGCATGTGGAAAACAGCTAAAAAGTCCACAGcagacacagaaaaacaaaaacagccaCCCCTCATACCCTTcttaccagtagaaagagaggaGAATGAGCTGCTGGCTTCTGTTGTCTCTCTTTTTGGCGGACTTGCCTCAGTGCACCAAAGGGATGGCTGCCATTCAGAAGGACGTCCCCCTCAGTCACCTTGTGTCTAGCATGGCCATGCCATGCGCCTGTGGTCAACAGTGACTAAGGGCCTCTCCAATGGCGACACTTACCTGTAACAGCACCTCCGGTGCATGGTCCGATTCCGGCTCCCACTGCCTGATGGCGTTGGAGGCATGGAATCCTGTTACTACCTGCAGTGGCAGTGAACAGGTCTCCCTCGGGCAGTCCCTCAGTTGAAGCTGGCGGTCGGCAGTGGTACCTTCTCAACCTGCTTCAGGCAACCAGCACCCGCCACAGCTGTGGAAATGCCCGTAGAAGTGACAGAAGtcgttaaaataaaaaaataattaaatagagAATTAAAATTCCAGGCTGCCATAGAAAACCGTGCTCATCTCTGGtgggcacttaaaaaaaaaagtgcagtccTGGCAGCCTATGGATGTAAATAAGAGGAGGAGCTTGAACATTTGTAGGGAGATTTAAAGTGCCCAAGCTCCTGTGCTGCACCTCTGTaagaaattatggggtacagtaAAAACGTCAGGTAATACATTTGTGTAGTTAGTTTTAAAGTTTCTCACCTCAGCACCATCCCCAGTTCTCGACAGGGCACAGTTTCATAAAGGACACATATCTAAGGCGACACACGAAACATCATTCATTTCCACAAAGGACTAATGCTTCCCCAACTTTATGAAAAATGCTCGCAGACTAgcaatgtaaacagtattatacTTAAAGTTACTGGTATAGGCTTCCCACAATATTTTCAATCACATAGTATCAATATGCATTTCTATATCTGAATACCAGGGCCTAGAAACACCCATAGAGACACTTACCTGTTCCCatataatacacatacaacaTTATTTCCCTGTGCTCATTTTCAACAACATTCCTGAAATGTTTCCCTCGTTCTGCAAATTAATTCCATTGCCAAATCTATATGCTTTCAACTGCATAACATTATCAAAATACGTCACTTCATCAACTAAGCATTAAACATCCAAAGACTATTCACTCTAGTCGGTTATCTTAACTTCTGCCAGACTCCACTCACTTCATACCATCTGTTCAGGGGCCTGCATCAACTCTATATACCAACCGGTAATATAATATACTTCTAAATTACTGTAAGCCATATATCGTAATGCTATTGTGCAACACACCCTACGTTTTCATGAAGACAAACAGAAAAGCAACATTTACCGGTAGAAGCCAGCTCTCGTCCAGGAAACTGGAATTCTGTTGAAAAGCACAAAAGCCAGGTATTACCACAGCCGTATAGCAGTATAGTTGGCGCTGTATAGATTATGTACAACTACCAGAATTCTCTGTTTGAAAAGAAAATTGTGGACAAACATCTGGGACCATAGATAACCGCCAGGAAAAAAACAAAGCTTGCAACCTTCTAGAATTCGTCTAGTTCAGGGGTAAGGTCATTCCGACACGTAGAGATCTTTAGCGCTCTAATACAGAATATAATTTATTACACCTTCGGACATTGGTGTAATAAATGTACAATGCTTGATTTTTCTATGacataggtcagtgttggctaaattgtgacactcc
The nucleotide sequence above comes from Mixophyes fleayi isolate aMixFle1 chromosome 6, aMixFle1.hap1, whole genome shotgun sequence. Encoded proteins:
- the LOC142095075 gene encoding uncharacterized protein LOC142095075 produces the protein MAGKEPLLGTLKACVLGMQEAGSDPITDDSPHVVPLCDVLEMIMRKGLRSGVLGLKRRDYWHWIEELPQHDTCDRLPHLSVMIEKTLACPKVLTPQGKGRYFLRLALNRKSLVVAFQHLQHTHKLLEWYDPLFSVLGNEEHFEPFLSLLLVVSQSSFALDLQNSSFLDESWLLPICVLYETVPCRELGMVLRYQEGRVFVIEILPDSQTEVDEVVLAGDIIDEINGVSLRNAPNGQAGVVLSRLKGEPLIFRMIRWRWKDGEVFRPLIPYFKLVQDRVPNFQLQQKPRSQDSGQERPQQDGRLLYSVQYLGQADVGMFGGKEILDVGITKVRKLNCLPRNVLLDIKETEVAVKEQESSEVLFHYSYPEISSVGRRVDNRRVFALCAAEREENLDMTSFNCVVFEALNHNECEEIIKRIATGFKHTEWFV